From a single Oceanobacillus kimchii X50 genomic region:
- a CDS encoding DUF1657 domain-containing protein translates to MTVGSQVKSCYASIKSIESALESLHETTRNNELQTAIEQANILLYEVKNDMNNQVIKLTKEEPQYKS, encoded by the coding sequence ATGACTGTAGGATCACAAGTAAAAAGCTGTTACGCTTCTATAAAGAGTATTGAAAGTGCCCTAGAGTCTCTACATGAGACTACTCGAAATAATGAACTGCAAACCGCTATTGAACAAGCAAATATACTTCTATATGAAGTAAAAAATGATATGAACAATCAAGTAATAAAATTGACAAAAGAGGAACCACAGTATAAATCTTAG
- the spoVAE gene encoding stage V sporulation protein AE: MIFFWAFVVGGLICVIGQLMFDVFKLSPAHTLTILVISGAILDGIGLYEPLIDFAGAGATVPITSFGNSLVHGAMQEAEKHGLIGVVTGMFEVTSAGISAAIIFGVIGALIFKPKG; encoded by the coding sequence ATGATTTTTTTCTGGGCTTTTGTTGTTGGTGGCCTCATCTGTGTGATCGGCCAACTAATGTTTGATGTATTTAAACTTTCTCCTGCACACACGCTAACTATTTTAGTCATTAGCGGTGCAATTCTCGATGGAATCGGATTATATGAGCCCTTAATTGATTTTGCGGGTGCTGGAGCAACTGTTCCTATCACTAGTTTCGGTAACTCCCTTGTACATGGAGCAATGCAAGAGGCCGAGAAGCACGGACTGATTGGAGTAGTAACAGGAATGTTTGAGGTTACTAGTGCTGGTATTTCAGCGGCAATCATTTTTGGAGTAATTGGAGCATTAATATTTAAACCAAAAGGATAG
- the spoVAD gene encoding stage V sporulation protein AD — translation MLIGHRTWQFINRPSIITTGTVGGPFEANGKIPEAFDTLHEDMWINQDSFEKAQQKMLEEACQIAIKKSPIEKENVGFFLGGDLINQITPTSFAAKTVGSPYLGVFSACATSMESLALAATIINSGGADYILTGASSHNAAAEKQFRYPTEYGGQKPPTAQWTVTGAGCALVAKQGNGPYVTSATIGKIVDMGMTDPFNMGGAMAAAAADTIEAHLQDKKIDPSYYDLIITGDLGHIGREVSLDYMHERNIDINPDQYVDCGLTIYREGQPVLAGASGPACSAIVTYGHFLKQMAEGKLKRILIVATGSLHSPLSVNQKDPIPCIAHAVSIESGSDNE, via the coding sequence ATGTTAATCGGACATCGTACGTGGCAGTTCATCAATAGACCATCAATTATAACAACCGGAACAGTTGGGGGACCTTTCGAAGCAAACGGAAAAATTCCAGAAGCCTTTGACACCTTACACGAAGATATGTGGATCAATCAAGATTCCTTCGAAAAAGCACAACAAAAAATGCTAGAAGAAGCATGTCAAATAGCAATTAAGAAATCCCCTATCGAGAAAGAAAATGTCGGTTTTTTTCTCGGTGGTGATCTAATAAATCAAATCACCCCAACCAGCTTTGCTGCTAAAACAGTAGGTTCACCATACTTAGGAGTGTTTAGTGCTTGTGCAACTTCTATGGAAAGTTTAGCTCTTGCAGCAACAATCATTAATTCAGGTGGTGCAGATTATATTTTAACCGGGGCATCGAGTCATAATGCTGCAGCAGAAAAACAATTTCGTTATCCAACAGAATATGGCGGACAAAAACCACCTACTGCTCAGTGGACAGTAACAGGCGCTGGTTGTGCATTAGTAGCAAAACAAGGAAATGGGCCCTATGTAACATCTGCTACGATTGGAAAAATTGTGGATATGGGAATGACCGACCCATTCAATATGGGTGGAGCAATGGCAGCAGCTGCAGCTGATACAATTGAGGCACATCTACAAGACAAGAAGATTGATCCTTCTTATTATGATTTAATTATTACTGGAGATCTTGGTCATATTGGTAGAGAAGTTTCGTTAGATTATATGCATGAACGAAATATCGATATTAATCCGGATCAATATGTAGATTGTGGCTTAACCATTTATCGAGAAGGTCAGCCAGTGTTAGCTGGTGCAAGTGGTCCAGCTTGTTCAGCTATCGTGACTTACGGACACTTTCTAAAGCAAATGGCAGAAGGTAAACTAAAACGTATTTTAATAGTAGCAACTGGCTCGCTTCATTCTCCATTATCGGTGAATCAAAAAGATCCTATTCCATGTATTGCCCATGCAGTATCTATTGAATCAGGGAGTGATAACGAATGA
- the spoVAC gene encoding stage V sporulation protein AC codes for MANNKKKNLPPEQQKYQDFQQKREAKRPILINCIKAFLIGGLICLIGQCISTFYLYQFHFTEQTVGNPTTATLIFITMLLTGFGVYDRIGQFAGAGSAVPVTGFGNAVISAAIEHRTEGFILGVGGNMLKLAGPVIVYGVFSAFVVALIKTILIQWGGL; via the coding sequence ATGGCAAATAATAAAAAAAAGAACCTCCCTCCTGAGCAACAAAAATATCAGGATTTCCAACAAAAAAGAGAAGCAAAACGACCGATTCTAATAAATTGTATTAAAGCATTTCTAATTGGCGGTTTGATTTGTCTTATAGGGCAATGTATCTCGACCTTTTATTTATATCAATTTCATTTTACCGAACAAACTGTAGGTAACCCTACGACTGCCACATTAATTTTTATAACTATGTTATTAACAGGATTCGGTGTTTACGATCGAATTGGTCAATTTGCTGGAGCTGGATCTGCGGTGCCTGTTACTGGATTTGGTAATGCGGTTATTTCAGCTGCGATTGAACATCGCACTGAAGGATTTATTTTAGGTGTCGGAGGCAATATGTTAAAGCTAGCAGGACCAGTAATTGTCTATGGGGTATTTTCAGCATTTGTCGTTGCGTTAATTAAAACTATTCTTATTCAATGGGGTGGATTGTAA
- a CDS encoding YhcN/YlaJ family sporulation lipoprotein has translation MRKMILRIAIMCLFILSACNQETGQNTQDLNNNPSIEQINTNSNITSQQPSNKAKKLLSQYEEVTEVHAVNTKHTLLVTVNIEHHERFTLAKKRKQYQKMLKQEFKGEHVEVSTDKKILIETRKIEKKIKENTITNHKINQEIDRIIHLAKEQT, from the coding sequence ATGAGGAAAATGATTCTTAGGATAGCTATTATGTGTTTATTTATTCTATCAGCATGTAATCAGGAAACAGGTCAGAATACACAAGATCTCAATAATAATCCATCTATTGAACAAATAAATACCAATTCCAACATCACTAGTCAACAACCTTCTAATAAAGCAAAAAAATTACTTTCACAATATGAAGAAGTTACGGAAGTACATGCAGTCAATACGAAACACACATTGCTTGTCACCGTTAATATTGAGCATCATGAACGTTTTACGCTTGCTAAGAAACGTAAACAATATCAAAAGATGTTGAAACAAGAATTTAAAGGTGAACATGTTGAAGTCTCAACAGATAAGAAAATATTAATTGAAACTCGAAAAATTGAAAAGAAAATTAAAGAAAATACGATAACTAATCACAAGATTAATCAGGAAATAGATAGAATTATTCACTTAGCTAAAGAACAAACATAA